The DNA window ACCGCAAAACGTATGCTTGACGCGTGCGCTTATTATAAAACAGAAGTGCGAATATCCGAATTCACAATGGACGAAATATCAACCGCTATCGGACTTGTTCGTCCGACGGCGGCAATATCGATAACGCGGCGAGAGTTTTTAAAGCTGGTTGAATCGGAGAATCGATCGGCAAATAACGGAGGGATCTCATGTCAGAAGAAAGAATAATAAAAGTCGGCGCGCTTGCAAAGGATCTGCAGGCAAAGCCGAAGGACATCATAACCGTATTGAAGGATCAGACCGGCATCGTCAAGACCACCTCGGCTTCACTTGACGAAAAAGACGTAAACGTGATCCTCGATTGGTATTCGAAAAAGACCCAGATACCTGATATAGATAAGTATCTCAAGGGTGAGCTTTATATAACCTCACCGGCCGCCGAACGCGCCCGCGCTGAAAAAGCCGCGGCCGCAGAAAAAGCCGAAGCGGATAAAGTCGCCGAAGAAAAAGCGGCGGCGGAAAAAGCTGTCGCGGATAAAGCGGAAGCAGACAGAGCTGCGGCGGAAAAAGCTGCCGCAGATAAGGCCGCAGCTGAAAAAGCGGCTTTGCAGCTGAAAAGTGAAAAACAGTCGCAGCAGATTCAACATTTGCCGCAGCAGAATACGCGTAAACTCCAGGATCATCCAAACCGTCAGAATGAATTTCCTAAAACGCAAAAGGGAGCAGCTTCAGTGCCATATACCGACAACAGCCGCCGCAGCATAAAGCAATCACCTGATCGCTTCGTCAGACCAACAGATGTAAAAAAAGCAGCAGAGCAGAAAAAAGAAAACAAGAAACCGTCGGATAACCACCGTATAGCGCCGATTATCCCCGCGCCCGGCACTCCCACAACTGTAGTCACGGCAAAAAGAGACCTTCGTATTATCGATACCAGATCAAATGACGTCGATTTATCAAAATACGATGAGAGAATATATGATATAGCGGGAGGACATGAAGATAGTAATGCTGCCCATTCTCGCCGCTCTTCTCAGAACCGGCCCGGGCAGAGGCCTGGATTTAAAAAAGGCAAGCCCGCAAAGAACACACGTCGTCAGGAGCCTGTCCGCGCAAAAGCTCCATCCGTCATTCATCTTCCGGAAGAGCTTTCGGTCAGCGATCTTGCCAGAGAGCTCAGAATTAAAACCGGTGATGTCTTAAAAAAGCTCATTTCCGGCGGTTTTATGGCAAATCTGAATTCGGCTATAGATTTTGAAACGGCTCAGATCATCGCAGACGAGTACGGAGTCACCGCAGAAAAGGAACATATTGTAACAATTGAAGAAAAACTTATCGATACGAGCGAAGATAAGAGCGAAAAGCTCATTCCGAGAAGCCCGGTCGTAGTTGTTATGGGACATGTTGACCACGGCAAAACAAGCCTGCTCGATGCCATCCGTCACACCAACGTAACTGAAGGCGAAGCCGGAGGCATAACTCAGCATATAGGCGCATACCGCGTTAAAATCAACGGCAAGGAAATCACCTTCCTCGACACTCCCGGACATGCCGCGTTTACCTCAATGCGTGCCCGCGGCGCCCAGGTGACCGATATCGCCGTACTTGTGGTTGCCGCTGACGATGGTATAATGCCGCAAACCATTGAGGCGATAAACCACGCTAAAGCGGCCGGAGTATCAATAATAGTCGCCATAAATAAAATGGATAAACGCGGCGCAAACCCCGATGCTGTTATGCAGGAGCTCACAAAGTATGACCTCGTTCCAGAAGAATGGGGAGGCGATGTGATTTGCGTTCCGGTCTCTGCTGTTACAAAAATGGGCATTGACAAGCTGCTCGAATCGATCTTGCTTGTTGCGGAAATGGCGGAGCTTAAAGCCAATCCCAACAGGTTGGCAAAAGGCGTCGTTATAGAAGCAAAGCTTGATAAGGGCAGAGGACCGGTTGCCACAATGCTCATACAAAACGGCACGCTTCACAACGGAGACATAATTATAGCGGGCAGCACGGTAGGCAAAGTACGCGCTATGCTCGACGATAAGGGCGCAACGATATCTGAAGCAGGGCCTTCGGTTCCGGTCGAAATTCTCGGACTTTCCGAAGTCCCCAACGCAGGAGATATTGTAAACGCAGTAGAAGATGAAAGAATGGCACGCACGCTGGCTGATCAGCGCCGCGCCGAAAAGAAAGAAGACGAATTCCGCTCCAACGCGAAGGTTTCGCTTAACGATCTCTTCAACCAGATAAAGGAAGGGATAAAGGAGCTGAACATTATCGTAAAAGCCGACGTTCAAGGCTCCGCGGAAGCAGTCAAAGCATCACTTGAAAAGATATCCAACGATGAGGTCAGAGTCCATGTGATACACAGCGGAGTCGGCGGTATAACCGAATCCGATGTCATGCTCGCGAGCGCCTCAAACGCGATTATCGTTGGTTTTAATGTTAGACCGGATAAAAACGCATCTGACTTGGCTTCACGCGACAGCGTAGATTTGCGCACATATCGTATTATATACGAATGCATAGGAGAAATCGAAGCCGCAATGAAAGGCCTGCTTGCTCCGAAATTCGTCGAAAATGTTATAGGAAGAGCGGAAGTCAGACAGACGATCCGCGTTCCGAATATCGGTATAATCGCGGGCAGCTATGTCCTTGACGGAAAAGTGACACGAAACGCGCAAATCCGCGTTCTGCGTGACAATATAGTAATTTTCGAAGATAAAATTTCCTCACTCAGACGCTTTAAAGACGACGCGAAGGAAGTTGCCACAGGATATGAATGCGGTATCGCTCTCGAGCGTTTCAGCGACATAAAAGAAGGCGATATACTCGAAGCCTTCATTATGGAAGAGATTGCAAAATAATATTATTAACTCGGCAATTAAATAATTACCGCTTAAATATAGAAAACGCTCCGGTATATGGGCATTTTCTCTTATAAAAACAAGGATCATTTAATTTCCGTTTAATGATAACCATCAGGAAAAGCCGCATACTTACTCCAACCTAGCGGCTTGATTCCGGTAAGACCGGTTGGAACGGAGTTGATTATAATGGCAAATTACAGAGCCGGACGAATTAACGAGAGCGTCGCACATGAATTAAACGACATTCTGCGCGACGTCAAGGATCCCAGAATAACGGACAGCCTTGTCACGATTAACGCTGCCGACGTAACCCGCGACCTCAAACAGGCAAAGGTTTACTTTGGCTGTATCACGGGAGATCCCGAGACAATTAGAAAAGGGCTTGACAGCGCCAAGGGCTTCATGAGACGCGAGCTTGCCGCAAGGCTTAATCTCCGCATGACGCCCGATCTCTCGTTTTTTCATGACATATCCGCGGAACATGGTGCGAATATCGCTCGCATATTGAAAAAGATCGAATCCGATAATGTGACCTCGGAAAACAAGATCACCGGAAATACCGATTCCGATGATCTGAAACAATAACACAATATGGTACAAAACGATTTTTACGACGCGTTCAAAGCATCTCTTTCCGATCCGACGTTTGACCGCATATATGTCCTTTCACACCTAAATCCGGACGGCGACGCGGTCGGAAGCGCTTGCGCGCTTACATACCTGCTCAGATTGTCAGGAAAAAAAGCGCTTTATTTCACCGAAACGCCTGATCATAAATATGCATATCTCTCCGACGCATGGAATTCGGACCGTTACGGCGGTTTATTTGCGCCGGAGCATTTCATAACTACCGACACCACAGGATTTTCTCGCTTATCAAAGCTTCCCGACGGTTTTTCCCACGAAAATGAATTCGAATTACTCTTATCCTTCGTGATCGATCATCATAAGTGCAATTCGTTTTCATGCACACATAAGCTGGTTTTATCAGAAAAAGCAGCCGCTGGAGAAATAATATTCGATTTGTATAAAAATTGCGGAATAGGTTTCGATGAATATTCGGCCGCCGCTATTTATACCGCTATCGCAACCGATACCGGCTGTTTCAGATATGCCAACACCCGAGCCTCATCCTTTTTATGCGCTGCCGAGCTGTGCGAATTCGCTCCGGGCGGATCGTTTTACGAAATAAATAAAATTCATTTTGAGACAAAGTCTTTTAAAAAGATCAAAATCGAATCCTACGCAGTAGAAAACGCTATTTTCCGCATTAACGGCGCTCTTGTATTTTCTGTCTTCGACAGCTCCGAGCGTGCCAGGCTCTCGATAACCGATATTGAGCTTGAGGGCGTTGTTTCTATGCTGCGTCAGATAGAGGGCGTGCGCGCCGCGTTCGTTTTAAAACAACAGCCGTCCGGCGAATTCAAGGTTTCAGTCAGGACGGATTACACTGCGGCCTTCGGCGGTATTAACGCGGCCGAGCTGTGCGCCTGCTTTTCGGGCGGGGGACATGACGCCGCGGCCGGTTGTTCGCTCTCCGGAGCTCCGGACGAAATTATTGATCTGCTTGAATCGGCGGCAGTAAAGACAATGAACAGCAAGAACGCTTCGGTTTGACGCCGAAGCACAACAAACAAAGCTATTATTTAACGGCAATAAAGGAAAAAAGCAAATATGAAGCTGATTCTCGCTTCCGCTTCGCCCAGACGAAAGGAACTCCTTGAAAGCTGCGGGATTAAATTTACAATCGTCAAATCAGATGTAAATGAAGCTCTGCCGGATTCAATTTCGCCGGAAAACGCAGTAATGACGCTTGCAGAACGAAAAGCCGCAGCGGTTTTATCTGAATATAATGACGTAAACCGGATTATCCTCGGCGCGGATACAATTGTATATCAAAACTCAAGAATCATCGGCAAGCCGCGCGATCGTGCGGAAGCTTTTTCCGTTCTCCGCTCGCTTTCCGGTTCCCGCCATTCCGTATACACAGGAGTTGCTCTACTTTCTTTTTACGGAAATACAAACACAATATTAAAAGATATTCGCTATGAGAAGACTGATGTATTTTTCCGCGAGCTGACTGACGATGAGATCAACGAATATATAGATAATTTCCCGCCCTACGATAAAGCCGGCGCGTACGGCATACAGGACGGCGCGGCGCTGTTTGTACGTCATATCGACGGCGATTATAACAATGTGATTGGTCTGCCGCTTTATCTGTTAGGAGAAATGCTGAAGAAATTCAAGCAAAAAAGTGAAAATGCTCTGCAGGCGGGGGATACGCGGCTTCTTTGAAAAGAAGCCTGGCAAGAAACTTCATATATGATAACCATAAAGGTATTTAAATTATATTACAGGGCGTTTATATTGGTAAAATTTCTGAAAGCTATTGACTTATGTATTCAATTCAATCAGATGGGCTTTTTGTATAGAGCATTGAAGTTTAAGCTATACATACAGAATAAAAAGCTTCACCGGAGCAGGCATTTTATGTTTGCCGTTCCGGTGATTTTTGTTTTTATTATCTGAAAACTTTTACGGAGCTTTTCTCGAAAACGACCGTATCACGCCTTTTTTATAAGTCAGATCAGAATTTACGGATATACTTTCTTTTAGATCCGACAACATCTTGAGTTTCTTCGGCTATGACAAGCTCTTCGTTTGTCGGTATGACAACGACAGGAACCTTGGATTCAGGCTTTGATATTATAACCTCGTTTGGTTTATGCGTGGTTATGACGTTTATATCAGAGTCAATCACTATGCCGAAGCAATCGAGATCGGACATTGCGAGGAAGCGGATAACCGGCGTGTTCTCTCCGACGCCTGCGGTAAATATGACGGCGTCAAGACCGTTCATCGCGGCGGTGTATGCGCCGATATACTTCTTGATTCCATATGACATTATCCTTGCGGTGAGCATGGCGCGTTCGTTTTTGCTTATAATCGCGGCTTCGATGTCTCTGAGGTCGCTGGATATTTCTGACACACCGAGAACTCCGCATTTTTTGTTCATGAAATCATTCATCTCATCAGGCGTATAGCCTTCTTTTTTCATGATGAACGGAACTATGGCTGGATCCATTGATCCGCAGCGAGTACCCATCATAATTCCTTCAAGAGGAGTAAAGCCCATGCTTGTGTCAATGACCTTGCCGTTTTTTATCGCGGTTATTGAAGAGCCGTTGCCGATATGGCAGGTGATAATTTTAGAATTATTGGGATCGAGCTTCAGAAAATCATATGCCTTTTTGGAAACATATCTGTGGCTCGTACCGTGAAAGCCGTAACGGCGGATCTTATAATTTTCATACATCGAATAAGGTATCGAATACATGAACGCTTCTTCCGGCATAGTGGAATGGAATGCGGTGTCAAAAACCACCACCTGCGGCGTTTTGGGCATTACCGATGTGCAGCCGGCGATTCCCTGAAGATGAGGGAGCGTGTGAAGCGGCGCGAGATCAATACACTTGTTAAGATCTTCGATAACATTTGCGTCCACAAGCACCGATTCCTTGAAGTACGGACCGCCATGGACTATTCGGTGTCCGACGGCGGATATGTCATCCATCGATGATATGCAGCCAATTTCTTTATCAAGAAGCATTTCTATGACGGCCTGCATGGCTTCTTTGTGAGATGGCATCGGATAATCTTTTTTGATCTTATCCTTACCGATAGTGGTATGCGTTATTGTGGCATCACTGCCTTTTTTCTCGCCGCTGATACGCTCGCATATACCTTTCGCTATGATGTCTTTGATACTCATGTCGAAAAGCTGGTATTTCAGAGACGAGCTTCCCGCATTAACCACAAGAATTTTCATTGTGAACCTCCGGAAAATGTTGATTGTTAATTATAATTACAGTTTATGATTATTATTGCAATTCCTGTTATTATAATGTATAATTATAGAAAATATGCCGTCGATATGTCTGCTTTTTTGACGACCACCGGTTATTATACTATAATCCGAATACTATTGCAATACTTTTTTATTATTTAT is part of the Oscillospiraceae bacterium genome and encodes:
- a CDS encoding ribosomal L7Ae/L30e/S12e/Gadd45 family protein — its product is MIQLNSQNARKLSALGLIKKAGALVAGTELSEKSVKSGKSALVLIASDVSERTAKRMLDACAYYKTEVRISEFTMDEISTAIGLVRPTAAISITRREFLKLVESENRSANNGGISCQKKE
- the infB gene encoding translation initiation factor IF-2, with amino-acid sequence MSEERIIKVGALAKDLQAKPKDIITVLKDQTGIVKTTSASLDEKDVNVILDWYSKKTQIPDIDKYLKGELYITSPAAERARAEKAAAAEKAEADKVAEEKAAAEKAVADKAEADRAAAEKAAADKAAAEKAALQLKSEKQSQQIQHLPQQNTRKLQDHPNRQNEFPKTQKGAASVPYTDNSRRSIKQSPDRFVRPTDVKKAAEQKKENKKPSDNHRIAPIIPAPGTPTTVVTAKRDLRIIDTRSNDVDLSKYDERIYDIAGGHEDSNAAHSRRSSQNRPGQRPGFKKGKPAKNTRRQEPVRAKAPSVIHLPEELSVSDLARELRIKTGDVLKKLISGGFMANLNSAIDFETAQIIADEYGVTAEKEHIVTIEEKLIDTSEDKSEKLIPRSPVVVVMGHVDHGKTSLLDAIRHTNVTEGEAGGITQHIGAYRVKINGKEITFLDTPGHAAFTSMRARGAQVTDIAVLVVAADDGIMPQTIEAINHAKAAGVSIIVAINKMDKRGANPDAVMQELTKYDLVPEEWGGDVICVPVSAVTKMGIDKLLESILLVAEMAELKANPNRLAKGVVIEAKLDKGRGPVATMLIQNGTLHNGDIIIAGSTVGKVRAMLDDKGATISEAGPSVPVEILGLSEVPNAGDIVNAVEDERMARTLADQRRAEKKEDEFRSNAKVSLNDLFNQIKEGIKELNIIVKADVQGSAEAVKASLEKISNDEVRVHVIHSGVGGITESDVMLASASNAIIVGFNVRPDKNASDLASRDSVDLRTYRIIYECIGEIEAAMKGLLAPKFVENVIGRAEVRQTIRVPNIGIIAGSYVLDGKVTRNAQIRVLRDNIVIFEDKISSLRRFKDDAKEVATGYECGIALERFSDIKEGDILEAFIMEEIAK
- the rbfA gene encoding 30S ribosome-binding factor RbfA encodes the protein MANYRAGRINESVAHELNDILRDVKDPRITDSLVTINAADVTRDLKQAKVYFGCITGDPETIRKGLDSAKGFMRRELAARLNLRMTPDLSFFHDISAEHGANIARILKKIESDNVTSENKITGNTDSDDLKQ
- a CDS encoding DHH family phosphoesterase, with protein sequence MVQNDFYDAFKASLSDPTFDRIYVLSHLNPDGDAVGSACALTYLLRLSGKKALYFTETPDHKYAYLSDAWNSDRYGGLFAPEHFITTDTTGFSRLSKLPDGFSHENEFELLLSFVIDHHKCNSFSCTHKLVLSEKAAAGEIIFDLYKNCGIGFDEYSAAAIYTAIATDTGCFRYANTRASSFLCAAELCEFAPGGSFYEINKIHFETKSFKKIKIESYAVENAIFRINGALVFSVFDSSERARLSITDIELEGVVSMLRQIEGVRAAFVLKQQPSGEFKVSVRTDYTAAFGGINAAELCACFSGGGHDAAAGCSLSGAPDEIIDLLESAAVKTMNSKNASV
- a CDS encoding Maf family protein, with the protein product MKLILASASPRRKELLESCGIKFTIVKSDVNEALPDSISPENAVMTLAERKAAAVLSEYNDVNRIILGADTIVYQNSRIIGKPRDRAEAFSVLRSLSGSRHSVYTGVALLSFYGNTNTILKDIRYEKTDVFFRELTDDEINEYIDNFPPYDKAGAYGIQDGAALFVRHIDGDYNNVIGLPLYLLGEMLKKFKQKSENALQAGDTRLL
- a CDS encoding acetate kinase, which translates into the protein MKILVVNAGSSSLKYQLFDMSIKDIIAKGICERISGEKKGSDATITHTTIGKDKIKKDYPMPSHKEAMQAVIEMLLDKEIGCISSMDDISAVGHRIVHGGPYFKESVLVDANVIEDLNKCIDLAPLHTLPHLQGIAGCTSVMPKTPQVVVFDTAFHSTMPEEAFMYSIPYSMYENYKIRRYGFHGTSHRYVSKKAYDFLKLDPNNSKIITCHIGNGSSITAIKNGKVIDTSMGFTPLEGIMMGTRCGSMDPAIVPFIMKKEGYTPDEMNDFMNKKCGVLGVSEISSDLRDIEAAIISKNERAMLTARIMSYGIKKYIGAYTAAMNGLDAVIFTAGVGENTPVIRFLAMSDLDCFGIVIDSDINVITTHKPNEVIISKPESKVPVVVIPTNEELVIAEETQDVVGSKRKYIRKF